From Serinus canaria isolate serCan28SL12 chromosome 26, serCan2020, whole genome shotgun sequence, one genomic window encodes:
- the DENND2D gene encoding DENN domain-containing protein 2D, which yields MIPGPPCPFLRVSRATPCPGAPSPRTILPCPAGARCCPVPCSSSSPPRAVPPPPGKRKRGGRKTSPPRRAGPGWGCTGTAPGPPWLPSATSCDGACGAPAAEVPQGKQGERSSAFYSAGQFFFEYLVVVSLKKMPDGRYEPKITYQFPKRENLLKGQKEEEERLLQAIPLFCFPDGNNWAPITEFTSETFSFVLTNVDGSRKIGYCRRLLPSGRGVRLPEVFCIISCLGCFGLFSKILDEVEKRRQISMAVIYPFMQGLRESPFPAPGKTVTIKSFIPESGTEEARAGWGVLPLLSWGSMALPWQLIELTRPVDAHLEHVEFQALLQRLSPHLILHIFASAMLERRLIFLAEELSVLSQCIHAVAALLYPFTWAHTYIPVVPECLLDTVCCPTPFMVGIQMRHLERVLEQPMEEALIVDLCEGKIIRAVGDEEEILPGKLQNEMLISLNRHNNNNNEHSSEQVNTLVSEAFVQFFVRLVGHYGSHIKWGRSGSGSFQERAFCKAIASRSCRRLVKKFVKTNMFSLFIEEAEKSRIPQEAYFQQKIIEYHEQKKHRRES from the exons ATGATCCCGGGCCCCCCATGCCCGTTTCTCCGGGTTTCCCGGGCTACCCCGTGCCCCGGTGCTCCCTCTCCCCGGACGATTCTCCCGTGCCCGGCCGGTGCCAGGTGTTGCCCggttccctgctcctcctcctctccgcCCCGTGCCGTCCCTCCTCCCCCGGGAAAGCGAAAGCGCGGCGGGCGGAAGACGAGCCctccccgccgggccgggccgggctggggctgcaccgGGACCGCGCCGGGGCCACCATGGCTTCCATCGGCAACTTCTTGCGACGGAGCCTGCGGCGCGCCGGCCGCAGAG GTACCACAGGGGAAGCAGGGGGAGCGGAGCTCAGCCTTCTACTCTGCTGGACAGTTCTTCTTTGAGTACCTGGTGGTGGTGTCGCTGAAGAAGATGCCAGATGGACGTTATGAACCCAAGATAACCTACCAATTCCCAAAG CGTGAGAACTTGCTGAAGGGccagaaggaggaggaggaacgTCTCCTTCAAGCCATCCCCCTCTTCTGCTTCCCCGATGGCAACAACTGGGCACCTATCACTGAGTTCACCAG CGAAACCTTTTCCTTTGTCCTGACAAACgtggatggcagcaggaagaTTGGCTACTGCAGGCGGCTGCTG CCATCCGGGCGTGGTGTCCGACTCCCTGAGGTTTTCTGCATCAtcagctgcctgggctgctttGGGCTCTTCTCCAAG ATCCTGGACGAGGTGGAGAAGAGGCGCCAGATCTCCATGGCAGTGATCTACCCCTTCATGCAGGGCCTCCGGGAGTCGCCCTTCCCTGCGCCAGGGAAAACTGTCACCATCAAAAGCTTCATCCCCGAGTCGGGCACAGAG GAAGCCAGGGCAGGATGGGGGGTGTTGCCCCTCCTAAGCTGGGGTTCCATGGCTCTTCCTTGGCAGCTCATTGAGCTCACACGGCCTGTGGATGCCCACCTGGAGCATGTAGAgttccaggctctgctccagcgACTCAGCCCTCACCTTATCCTGCACATCTTCGCCTCTGCCATGTTGGAGCGACGGCTCATTTTCCTGGCTGAGGAACTGAG TGTCCTGTCCCAGTGTATCCACgctgtggctgctctcctgTACCCCTTCACCTGGGCTCACACCTACATCCCCGTGGTCCCTGAGTGCCTGCTGGACACTGTGTGCTGCCCCACACCCTTCATGGTCGGCATCCAGATGCGGCACCTGGAGCGGGTCCTGGAGCAGCCAATGGAGGAG gctCTGATAGTTGATCTCTGTGAAGGGAAGATCATCCGGGCG GtgggggatgaggaggagatcctgcctggaaagctgcagaacGAGATGCTGATATCTCTGAACAggcacaacaacaacaacaatgaGCACA gctcagagcaggtGAACACCCTGGTGTCAGAGGCCTTCGTGCAGTTCTTTGTGCGCCTGGTGGGGCACTATGGCTCCCACATCAAGTGGGGCAGGAGCGGCTCCGGCAGCTTCCAGGAACGAGCCTTCTGCAAGGCCATCGCCTCCAGGAGCTGCCGTCGGCTCGTGAAGAAGTTTGTGAAGACAAACATGTTTTCCCTATTTATTGAGGAAGCGGAGAAGAGCAGGATCCCCCAGGAAG catatttccagcagaaaataatAGAGTACCATGAACAGAAGAAGCACAGAAGGGAATCCTGA